A part of Citrifermentans bremense genomic DNA contains:
- a CDS encoding DUF3313 domain-containing protein → MRIKLLTSILPAIAALILGGCGASKQAREVEVKNTMLFKPEILQRGSSGQALYRYVNPGFDIRRYSAVLVEPVLIAKDGELSVQEKENYQKLADNAYLYLTEALQKEIRVVKRPEKDTMVLQMAIRDIDTSSRVRSITSTILPIGLAINAAKYAATGKPSAVGEITAEFRLTDAENGELLIAALDRRVGGASLQGAWDTWHGADEAMKFWARRAAYLLCQNRGGTGCVAP, encoded by the coding sequence ATGAGAATCAAACTTTTGACCAGCATACTGCCGGCAATAGCGGCACTCATCCTGGGCGGTTGCGGCGCCAGCAAGCAGGCGCGCGAGGTCGAGGTCAAGAACACCATGCTGTTCAAGCCGGAGATCCTGCAAAGGGGGAGCTCGGGGCAGGCCCTGTACCGTTACGTCAACCCAGGATTCGACATCAGGAGGTACTCCGCGGTCCTGGTAGAGCCGGTGTTGATTGCGAAGGACGGGGAACTCAGCGTCCAGGAGAAGGAGAACTACCAAAAACTGGCCGACAACGCCTACCTCTACCTGACCGAAGCGCTGCAAAAGGAGATCCGGGTGGTCAAGAGGCCTGAAAAGGACACCATGGTCCTGCAGATGGCGATCCGCGACATCGACACGTCGAGCCGGGTGCGGAGCATCACCTCCACCATTTTGCCCATCGGGCTCGCGATAAACGCGGCGAAATACGCAGCCACCGGCAAGCCTAGCGCCGTCGGGGAGATAACTGCCGAATTCAGACTGACCGATGCGGAGAACGGCGAGCTGCTGATTGCAGCACTGGACCGGCGCGTCGGCGGCGCATCGTTGCAGGGGGCTTGGGACACCTGGCACGGCGCGGACGAGGCGATGAAGTTCTGGGCCAGGCGGGCCGCGTACCTCCTGTGCCAGAACCGCGGGGGGACCGGGTGCGTAGCGCCGTGA
- a CDS encoding topoisomerase DNA-binding C4 zinc finger domain-containing protein, translating into MKTNEQGPTPIAAQPEAETSPKCGRCGASMVRRQAKNGPHAGKLFWACSTFPKCRQVIEMGSPGGGVISS; encoded by the coding sequence ATCAAGACAAACGAACAGGGCCCGACACCGATAGCCGCGCAGCCAGAAGCAGAGACGTCACCGAAATGCGGAAGATGTGGTGCGAGCATGGTACGGCGACAGGCCAAGAATGGCCCCCATGCCGGGAAGCTCTTCTGGGCCTGCTCGACGTTTCCGAAGTGCCGTCAGGTCATTGAAATGGGAAGCCCGGGGGGGGGTGTTATAAGTTCATAA
- a CDS encoding DUF2726 domain-containing protein, whose translation MPSINYADVLTLEPTPYETLVAYFPPASNLLHHLLHLVLRPKGPHLSAALSVKKGLCSIQTLESPAERSFLGALDQTLDNKYRIFGKVRLGDLVKPAKGLSNSKRVGVRNKVNQKHVDFVVCTATDLAVVGVIELDDQSHEREDRTERDALVDHALSCAGIPIARFSVKKGYQIQELRIKLAEAFKLTMHVPAPTLANSQEPSPSRQTNRARHR comes from the coding sequence GTGCCCTCCATCAATTATGCCGACGTCTTAACACTAGAACCTACCCCTTATGAAACCTTGGTGGCTTATTTCCCACCCGCATCCAACCTCTTACATCATCTGCTCCACCTTGTTTTACGCCCCAAAGGACCGCACCTGAGCGCGGCCCTAAGCGTAAAAAAGGGCCTGTGTTCAATACAGACCCTTGAATCGCCAGCAGAACGGTCATTTCTCGGGGCGCTCGATCAGACTCTGGACAACAAATACAGGATTTTCGGGAAGGTCCGCCTCGGGGATCTTGTCAAACCTGCGAAGGGATTATCCAACAGTAAGCGAGTTGGTGTGCGGAACAAAGTGAACCAGAAGCATGTGGACTTTGTTGTCTGCACTGCAACGGATCTTGCGGTAGTCGGTGTGATAGAACTCGATGACCAGTCGCATGAACGGGAAGATCGTACGGAAAGGGATGCCCTGGTTGATCATGCGTTGAGCTGTGCTGGCATTCCGATTGCTCGATTCTCAGTGAAAAAAGGGTATCAGATTCAAGAGCTCAGGATCAAGTTGGCCGAGGCTTTTAAACTCACCATGCACGTACCCGCACCCACGCTAGCCAACTCTCAGGAGCCGAGTCCATCAAGACAAACGAACAGGGCCCGACACCGATAG
- a CDS encoding FKBP-type peptidyl-prolyl cis-trans isomerase, translating to MKRVTSIVIAMAIAIPGLATANDTIADAAREKGAIKTASGMVYQPIKEGSGPSPKASSIVGVDYRGTLPNGREFDSSYKSKMITKFPLSNVIPCWTEGVLMMKVGGKAKLFCPPELAYGSRGAGQAIPPNATLIFEVELLSIE from the coding sequence ATGAAAAGAGTGACGAGCATAGTTATTGCGATGGCCATTGCTATTCCCGGCTTGGCTACGGCTAATGACACCATTGCTGACGCAGCAAGAGAAAAGGGGGCAATAAAGACAGCATCCGGAATGGTGTATCAGCCCATAAAGGAAGGGAGCGGCCCCTCGCCTAAGGCATCGAGCATCGTAGGAGTCGACTATCGTGGCACCCTGCCCAATGGCAGGGAATTTGACAGTTCATACAAAAGTAAAATGATCACAAAATTTCCCCTCTCGAATGTTATTCCCTGTTGGACCGAGGGGGTCCTGATGATGAAGGTCGGAGGCAAAGCCAAGCTTTTCTGTCCACCTGAGTTAGCCTACGGAAGTCGTGGCGCTGGACAGGCAATACCGCCGAATGCCACCCTCATATTTGAGGTTGAACTTCTAAGTATAGAATAG